Genomic segment of Actinomycetota bacterium:
CGATGGCTGTCCTTCCCCTCATTCCCCGTCCCTGGAGCCAAAGCCCTTCTACCTTCCGGCTCTTTCCCGTAAAATCGACCATGCCGGGAAATCCAGGAACCCTGAACGGAGTCACAGGTAACCGGGTGATGGAGATGATCATCATCCCCTTCTGGATGCATGACCGCCTGGAGCAGGAGAAGGTCGGAGAGAAGGAGAGCTTCTGCCCTGCCTGCGACCGCCCGGTCACCTTCTCCGTGGTGCGCATGCGCCGCAAGAGGATGCTCTTCTCGGTGTTCAACGTCTCCACGAAGGACCTGGGCACCTTCCTGGTCTGCCCCTCCTGCGGCGGCACTTACCCCACCCGTTGATTTTCGGGGGGTCAGTCCCTTTCCTTTCCTCTGGCAAGATTCGGGGTTAATCCCTTTTCCTTTCTGCACCTGGTACGATCCTGGACAGCCCAGCAGCTCATCTTGCGCGGAAAGCTCCCCATGCATTATCCCCATGCATTATCCGCATGAATTATATTTTTCCCACAACCTACCCGCGTATGGACCCACTGAATCGGCCGCGGCTTCCTTACTTGGGCTCTTCGTAGAGGTTGGTTTTGCGGAGGTAAGCGAGACCTCTGCCCATCGGCCCCCGAAATAAGGACCCTTCAGGAGGCCAGGGTTTTGCCACGGCGAGCCTTCCTCTCCTGTCCTTTTTCTTTCGACAGGGCTTCTTGGAGGTGAGCAACACGATTAACCCCGGCCATCCCCGAAGAAAAAGGGCGGCAAGACCGCTGCCCGTCCGCCCCTTATCCCATATACCCCCAGGAGTATCAAAATTCAAGACCTGACCCCATTTGATACCACCAACGTCATCGCGAGGAGCGGAGCGACGAAGCGATTCCCTCCGGATTCCCCGACAAAAGGACGATGGTGTAAAGCATGATCATATATCCCTAGGGGTATCAAATTTCAACGGCCTGGCCCCGCTATTCCAAATCGTAGTCGTCGGGGAGGACCTTCATGCGCACCAACTCGGGGTCGTGCCCGGGGATGACCACGTCGGCCATCATGTCCAGCCTGGCCAGGGAGCGCATTATCTCCCCCGGGTTGAGCACCGAGGGACCGAAGTAGCCGCCGTAGCGGGAGCCCCACACCTTGGCGATGGTCTGCTGCACCTCGGGGTCCTCGAGGTCCACCTGCTGGCCGGCCACGCCCCCGAGGGCTACCACCTCGGCGAACTTGGCCGGGAAGCGCTTGGCCAGCCCCGCGTACATGTAGGCGGCGTCCCCGAAGATGATGGCCCTGCCCCGGGAGGTGTTCACCCCCACCGCCTGGTGCCCGGCGGTGTGCCCGGGGGCGAAGATGAGCTCTATCCCTTCCCGCAGCTTGAAGTCCCCGTTCACCAGCTTGAAGCGGGGCACCAGGTCTATCCAGTCCTCCTGGCAGCAGCCCACCGCCTGGTAGCCCATGGGGAAGTAGGACTCCACCATCTCCTTCTCCTGCACGTAGAAGGAGGCGTTCTCGAAGAGGTGCAGGTACCCGGTGTGGTCGTGGTGCAGGTGGGTGATGATGACCGTCTCTATCTCCCTGGGGTCCACGCCGTTCCGCCGGAGCACCTCGGGGACCTCCAGGTCCGGGGTGCGGGGCTTGGGTCCGAATATCCACTTGGGGACGTGGTCGTGCACGTAGCTCCCGTCCACGATTATCTTCTCCCCGTCCTCCCCCTCAATGAGGAACATGAAGACGGGGAGGTCGGCCACGTACCCCGCGGCCAGCGGGCTCATGATGAGCCCCCAGTTCATGTGGAACCACCCGGTGAGCAGGGGCTTTATCTTGTACTCCTTCATGCTGCAGCCTCCTTTCTTCGCTTCCCCAGCACGACATCCGAGGATGTAACCTCATAAATTATACCGGGGCTCGCCGACCGATTCTTTATAACGGGGCCCGCCTATCGATTCACCCATTCCGGCGGCAAGACGCAGACCTCCCCTGGCTCCACCTGGCGGGAATTCGAAACACTGAAACACCATCCCCTTCACAAGGAGCGCAGGAAGTCTGATGGCGAGAGGATGGAAAGGCCCCTTTTCCCCGCCCGGGATTTCGCTTCCAGGAAATGCCTGTCCCCGCTCACCAGGAAATCGACCTCTGCCTCCCGGGCCGCCGCGGCTATCGGCGCGTCGTCTCCGCCCACCACGTCCACCCATTCTTCCACCTCCGCCGGATGGAGGTCCATGCAGACCTCCAGGGGCACGTTCTCCAGGTACTCGCGCAAAAGGGGCAACGCCTCGGGTAGCTTCTGCCCGATAACGCGGACCACCCCGTCCGGTACCTGGCGGGAGACGACGGGCCTGAACTTCCCGGCAGCCGCGGCCTCCAATATCCTTCCCGGCGCCTCATCCCGGGAATGAAGCCCGGAGAAGAAGACGTTTCCTTCCAGGAAGGCGCGCGATTTCCCGCGCTCCGCCTCAGCGCCCCGCATCCCGAATCTCCTTGCTGAGCCTGCGTCGCAAGGCCCTGCCTGCCTTGAGGAGTTCCTCCTTGGTTATCCCCGACCTCCGGAAGGAGGCCCTTATCTCCTCCAGGGCGTCCAGGGCCTTCTTCTTCCTCGGCCTGGCAACGAGGACGCTCCCTCCACGCTCAGCTCCAGCATGTCGCCCGGCTCGATGGAGAGGCCGGCGCATATCTCCGGAGGGAGGGTGAGCTGGCGTTTGGGCCGCAGCCTGACCCGGCTACTGGATGTCCCGGCCATATCCAACCTCCTATCTATATTGGACCCTGCACCCCAAGGTGGTAACCCTTCCCTGGTGGTGGCTCTCCTCCTCCCCCACGGCGATAGGCAATGATGAAAAGTTACCTCCCCATACCTCCGGGGGTATCAAATTTCAAGACCTGGCACCGTTCGTGACCCCGTTCGGGCTCCTACACCTCGTCGCTCCTCTATCCAGATCCTTCTGCGGGGGACGTAGGGCCTGTAGGAGGGTCCAGCTCGAAAAAGAGCACCCGCACGTGGTCCTCGTCCCCCGCTGCGCGGCCAGGATGAGCCCTCCATACGGGTCTGGAAATCCGCGGGGAGGACCAGGTCGTGCAAGGCCTTATCTATATTGGGGTGAAAGGTGTGCGCCAGTTCCTCCTCGGGGAAGGTGAGGGTCTCGTGCAGCTTCTCCCCCGAACGCAACCCGGTGACCTTTATCTCCATCTTCCCCTCCTTCCCCATGAGGCGGATGAGCTCCCGCGCCAGGTCGATGATGCGCACCGGCTTGCCCATGTCCAGGATGAAGGCGTCCTTGCCCCGGGTGAAGGCCCCCGCCTGGATGACCAGCTGGGCCGCCTCCTCGATGGTCATGAAGTAGCGGATGACCTCCGGGTAGGTGATGAGCACCGGCACACCTTCCTCCATCTGTTTCCGGAAGACGGGAACTACGCTCCCCCGCGAGCCCAGCACGTTCCCGAAGCGCATGGCGGTGAAGAGGGCCCCCTTCCCCCCGTTCCTCCCCCTGCAGTCCTTGATGAGCATCTCCGCCACCCGCTTGGTGCAGCCCATGACGTTCATCGGGTGCACCGCCTTGTCCGTGGAGATGAGGATGAAGTGCTCCGCCCCGCCCTCCAGTGAGGCCTGGGCCAGGATGCGCGTGCCCAGCACGTTGTTCTTCACCGCCTCCGCCGGGTGGTACTCCATCATGGGCACGTGCTTCAGGGCCGCGCTGTAGAAGACCACCTCGGGCCGGTACCTCTCGAAGACGGAGCGCACCCAAGCCTCGTCCCGGACGTCCGCCACCACGGTATGGAAGGGGCAGGCAGTAAGTCCCCTGATGAGCCGGAGCTCAAGCTCGTAAAGGCTGGTCTCGTCATTGTCCAGAAGGACCAGGAGCCGGGGGCCCAGCCCCGCGAGCTGCAGGGGCGAGCTGCAGGGAGAACTCCGAGCCGATGGAGCCCCCCGCCCCGGTCACCAGCACCACCCTGTTGGAGATATAGGCGGAGATAGAGGCTGTCCTGGTCCACTACATGGTGAACACACCATCCCTATCCTTGCACTCCTCCATCCAGGACTTCAGGAACTCCATGGGGGTGAGATAGCTCAGGCTCTGGTGGGGCCTCACGTAATTGTAGACGTAGTTCCATTCCTCCAGGATCTCGTTCAACTCCTCCACCGTATATCCCTCACGGAAGGCCCACAGCTCGTACTTGGTGGTCTGGATCTTTCTCTCCACGAAGGCGTTCTCCTTGGGGCAGTAGGGATGGGAGAAGTAGTGGGTGATCTCCGCCTCTTCCACCGCCCGGTCGAAGTGGCGCAGGAACTCCGATCCGTTATCGGTCTGGATGGCCCAGACGGAAAAGGGCATGTAGGAAAGGAGGGAGGCGAGGAAGGCCCGGGCGCAGGCGGAGCTCGCGGAGGAATATACCCGCGAGAAGGCCACCCGAGAGAAGCAGTCCACCGCCGTGAACGGGTAGTACTTCCTCCCC
This window contains:
- a CDS encoding PIN domain-containing protein, whose amino-acid sequence is MRGAEAERGKSRAFLEGNVFFSGLHSRDEAPGRILEAAAAGKFRPVVSRQVPDGVVRVIGQKLPEALPLLREYLENVPLEVCMDLHPAEVEEWVDVVGGDDAPIAAAAREAEVDFLVSGDRHFLEAKSRAGKRGLSILSPSDFLRSL
- a CDS encoding integrase core domain-containing protein yields the protein MELICDLRREHPAWSKHKLAVILKRDYGIKISASSVGRIMRRKGLYDQRVQRRKSKAAKRRRRLRCERWMKKAFPGCLIQVDVKHLYFGGRKYYPFTAVDCFSRVAFSRVYSSASSACARAFLASLLSYMPFSVWAIQTDNGSEFLRHFDRAVEEAEITHYFSHPYCPKENAFVERKIQTTKYELWAFREGYTVEELNEILEEWNYVYNYVRPHQSLSYLTPMEFLKSWMEECKDRDGVFTM
- a CDS encoding polysaccharide biosynthesis protein, with product MGPRLLVLLDNDETSLYELELRLIRGLTACPFHTVVADVRDEAWVRSVFERYRPEVVFYSAALKHVPMMEYHPAEAVKNNVLGTRILAQASLEGGAEHFILISTDKAVHPMNVMGCTKRVAEMLIKDCRGRNGGKGALFTAMRFGNVLGSRGSVVPVFRKQMEEGVPVLITYPEVIRYFMTIEEAAQLVIQAGAFTRGKDAFILDMGKPVRIIDLARELIRLMGKEGKMEIKVTGLRSGEKLHETLTFPEEELAHTFHPNIDKALHDLVLPADFQTRMEGSSWPRSGGRGPRAGALFRAGPSYRPYVPRRRIWIEERRGVGARTGSRTVPGLEI
- a CDS encoding N-acyl homoserine lactonase family protein, with the protein product MKEYKIKPLLTGWFHMNWGLIMSPLAAGYVADLPVFMFLIEGEDGEKIIVDGSYVHDHVPKWIFGPKPRTPDLEVPEVLRRNGVDPREIETVIITHLHHDHTGYLHLFENASFYVQEKEMVESYFPMGYQAVGCCQEDWIDLVPRFKLVNGDFKLREGIELIFAPGHTAGHQAVGVNTSRGRAIIFGDAAYMYAGLAKRFPAKFAEVVALGGVAGQQVDLEDPEVQQTIAKVWGSRYGGYFGPSVLNPGEIMRSLARLDMMADVVIPGHDPELVRMKVLPDDYDLE
- a CDS encoding AbrB/MazE/SpoVT family DNA-binding domain-containing protein, with product MAGTSSSRVRLRPKRQLTLPPEICAGLSIEPGDMLELSVEGASSLPGRGRRRPWTPWRR